A portion of the Burkholderia pseudomultivorans genome contains these proteins:
- a CDS encoding molybdopterin-containing oxidoreductase family protein — MNAATQIARAVCPHDCPDTCAMRVTVENGKAIKVMGDPDHPPTQGVLCTKVSRYADRVHHPDRLTVPLKRVGAKGEGRFVPISWSEAFDEIGRRLGEIAARAPEAILPYSYAGTMGLVQGEGIAQRFFHKIGASRLERTICAAAGAAGLRYTYGGSLGMHLEHFEESELILIWGANPIASSLHFWTRAQEAKRRGARLVAIDPYRSLTAEKCHQHIALKPGTDGAFALGMMHVLITENLLDHDYIADHTLGFDALKARAMSYPPERVAQICGIDAEELVELARRYGATRKASIRLNYGMQRVRGGGNAVRAIASLPALTGAWRDRAGGLLLSSSESAPIDHSALLRPDLMPGWPHTLPRIINMNAIGDALLHPGDAAFGPKVEAVIVYNSNPVAVAPDSSKVAAGFAREDLFTVVLEHFKTDTVDFADIVLPATTQLEHLDIHKSYGHTYVMANLPAIPPVGDARPNTEIFRGIARSMALDEPALYHSDEEVARAALRWDDPSLDSDWETLKREGWLKLKLPDAPFANGGFRTPSGKCEFYSARLEQMGMEPVPDYLPPFESAEAAPELAARYPLAMISPPARHFLNSTFVNVDSLRNTEGEPHLDMHPTDAQARGIAEGDVVRIFNDRGSMQALARVTDRARPGLVVGLSIWWKKLSPDGRNANEVTSQALTDLGNSATFYDCLVEVERA, encoded by the coding sequence ATGAACGCCGCCACCCAGATAGCTCGGGCCGTTTGCCCGCACGATTGTCCGGATACGTGCGCGATGCGCGTCACCGTCGAGAACGGCAAGGCCATCAAGGTCATGGGCGATCCCGATCATCCGCCGACCCAAGGCGTGCTCTGCACGAAAGTCAGCCGATATGCCGACCGGGTGCATCATCCGGACCGCCTGACCGTTCCGCTCAAGCGCGTCGGTGCCAAGGGAGAAGGGCGCTTCGTGCCGATCAGCTGGAGCGAAGCGTTCGACGAGATCGGCCGCCGTCTCGGGGAAATTGCCGCGCGCGCGCCGGAGGCGATCTTGCCGTACAGCTATGCGGGGACGATGGGGCTGGTGCAAGGCGAAGGCATCGCGCAACGGTTCTTCCACAAGATCGGCGCATCGCGGCTCGAGCGTACGATCTGCGCCGCGGCCGGCGCGGCGGGCCTGCGCTATACATACGGCGGAAGTCTCGGCATGCACCTCGAGCATTTCGAGGAGAGCGAGCTGATTCTGATTTGGGGCGCCAACCCGATCGCGTCCAGCCTGCACTTCTGGACTCGTGCGCAGGAGGCGAAGCGCCGCGGCGCCCGATTGGTCGCAATCGACCCGTACCGTTCGCTGACCGCGGAAAAATGCCATCAGCACATCGCGCTGAAACCCGGCACCGACGGTGCATTCGCGCTCGGCATGATGCACGTGCTGATCACCGAGAACCTGCTCGACCACGACTATATTGCCGACCATACGCTCGGGTTCGATGCGCTCAAGGCGAGGGCGATGTCCTATCCGCCCGAGCGTGTCGCGCAGATCTGCGGCATCGACGCCGAGGAACTGGTCGAGCTCGCGCGTCGTTACGGCGCCACCCGCAAGGCGTCGATCCGCCTCAATTACGGGATGCAGCGCGTGCGCGGCGGCGGCAATGCGGTGCGCGCGATCGCAAGCCTCCCCGCGCTGACCGGCGCCTGGCGCGATCGGGCAGGCGGGCTGCTGCTTTCGTCGTCGGAATCCGCGCCGATCGACCACTCGGCATTGCTGCGCCCCGACCTGATGCCGGGCTGGCCGCACACGCTGCCGCGCATCATCAACATGAATGCGATTGGCGACGCGCTGCTGCACCCCGGCGATGCCGCTTTCGGGCCGAAAGTCGAAGCGGTGATCGTCTACAACTCGAACCCCGTGGCGGTCGCGCCCGATTCGTCGAAAGTGGCCGCCGGGTTCGCGCGCGAGGATCTGTTCACGGTCGTTCTCGAGCACTTCAAGACAGATACGGTGGATTTCGCCGACATTGTGCTGCCGGCGACCACCCAGCTCGAACATCTGGACATCCACAAATCGTACGGCCACACCTACGTCATGGCGAACCTGCCGGCGATTCCCCCGGTGGGCGACGCGCGACCGAATACCGAAATCTTTCGGGGCATCGCGCGCAGCATGGCGCTCGACGAACCCGCGCTGTATCACTCCGATGAAGAGGTCGCGCGCGCGGCGCTGCGATGGGACGACCCGTCGCTCGACAGCGACTGGGAGACGCTGAAGCGCGAAGGCTGGCTGAAGCTCAAGCTGCCCGATGCGCCGTTTGCGAACGGCGGCTTTCGCACGCCGTCCGGCAAGTGCGAGTTCTACAGCGCGCGGCTCGAGCAAATGGGCATGGAGCCCGTTCCCGACTATCTGCCGCCGTTCGAATCGGCCGAGGCCGCGCCCGAACTCGCCGCGCGCTACCCGCTCGCGATGATTTCGCCGCCTGCACGCCATTTCCTGAACAGCACGTTCGTGAACGTCGACAGCCTGCGCAATACGGAAGGCGAGCCGCATCTCGACATGCACCCGACCGATGCGCAAGCGCGCGGGATCGCCGAGGGCGACGTCGTGCGCATCTTCAACGACCGCGGCTCGATGCAGGCGCTCGCAAGGGTGACCGACCGGGCCCGCCCGGGACTGGTGGTCGGATTGTCGATCTGGTGGAAGAAGCTGTCGCCGGACGGGCGCAACGCGAACGAGGTGACGAGCCAGGCGCTGACCGATCTGGGCAACTCGGCGACGTTTTACGACTGTCTCGTCGAAGTCGAACGAGCCTGA
- the paaI gene encoding hydroxyphenylacetyl-CoA thioesterase PaaI, with protein MTIATDTLDPDALARATAQAMYDADACSRALGIEIDEVRAGYARLRMPVRPDFLNGHQICHGGLIFTLADSTFAFACNSYNVNTVAAGCSIEYLRPVHGDDVLTAEATEQTRHGRQGIYDIRVTNRAGETVAMFRGKSAQIKGTVIPEDR; from the coding sequence ATGACGATCGCCACCGACACGCTCGATCCCGATGCGCTCGCCCGCGCGACCGCGCAGGCGATGTACGACGCCGATGCCTGCAGCCGCGCGCTCGGCATCGAAATCGACGAAGTGCGCGCCGGCTATGCGCGCCTGCGCATGCCCGTGCGCCCCGATTTCCTGAACGGCCACCAGATCTGCCACGGCGGCCTGATCTTCACGCTCGCCGATTCGACCTTCGCGTTCGCGTGCAACTCGTACAACGTCAACACGGTCGCGGCCGGCTGCTCGATCGAGTACCTGCGCCCCGTACACGGCGACGACGTGCTGACCGCCGAGGCGACCGAGCAGACGCGCCACGGCCGGCAAGGCATCTACGACATCCGCGTCACGAACCGCGCCGGCGAAACGGTCGCAATGTTTCGCGGCAAGTCCGCCCAGATCAAGGGCACCGTCATTCCCGAAGACCGCTGA
- the paaN gene encoding phenylacetic acid degradation protein PaaN, producing the protein MTHALFTKHEDTLKHALAAIESRGYWSPFAEMPSPKVYGESASADGEAAFKSHLGQTFRMDQPATGETVGAEQSPYGIALGIRYPKSTPDALIAAAAAAQRSWREAGPSAWIGVSLEILARLNRASFEIAYSVMHTTGQAFMMAFQAGGPHAQDRALEAVAYAWDELRRIPADAHWEKPQGKNPPLAMHKRYTIAPRGTGLVLGCCTFPTWNGYPGLFADLATGNTVIVKPHPGAILPLAITVRIARDVLREAGFDPNVVTLLATEPNDGALVQDLALRPEIKLIDFTGSTQNGTWLERHAHQAQVYTEKAGVNQIVIDSTDDLKAAVKNIAFSLALYSGQMCTAPQNIYVPRDGIRTADGHASFDEVAQAIAGAVQKLTGDPARSVELIGAIQNDGVTARIDAARQLGRVLADSATLQHPAFPDARVRTPLVLQLDVADREKYTQEWFGPISFVIATDSTAQSLDLAGEIAAEHGALTLSVYSTDDAVIDAAHEAAVRGGVALSINLTGGVFVNQSAAFSDFHGTGANPAANAALADAAFVANRFRVVQSRVHVAPKAAPAEAGQTA; encoded by the coding sequence ATGACCCATGCACTGTTCACGAAGCACGAAGACACGCTGAAACACGCACTCGCCGCCATCGAGAGTCGCGGGTACTGGAGCCCGTTCGCGGAAATGCCGAGCCCCAAAGTGTACGGGGAAAGCGCCAGTGCAGACGGCGAAGCGGCGTTCAAATCGCATCTCGGCCAGACTTTCCGGATGGATCAGCCGGCGACCGGCGAGACGGTCGGCGCGGAGCAGTCACCGTATGGCATCGCACTGGGCATTCGCTATCCGAAATCGACGCCCGACGCACTGATCGCGGCGGCCGCCGCCGCGCAGCGCTCGTGGCGCGAAGCCGGGCCGAGTGCATGGATCGGCGTCAGCCTCGAAATCCTTGCGCGCCTGAATCGCGCGAGCTTCGAGATCGCGTACAGCGTGATGCACACCACGGGCCAGGCCTTCATGATGGCGTTCCAGGCCGGCGGCCCCCACGCGCAGGACCGCGCGCTCGAAGCAGTCGCCTATGCCTGGGACGAACTGCGCCGCATCCCCGCCGATGCGCACTGGGAAAAACCGCAGGGCAAGAACCCGCCGCTCGCGATGCACAAGCGCTACACGATCGCCCCGCGCGGCACCGGGCTCGTGCTCGGCTGCTGCACCTTCCCGACCTGGAACGGCTATCCGGGCCTGTTCGCCGATCTGGCGACCGGCAATACCGTTATCGTCAAACCTCATCCGGGCGCGATCCTGCCGCTCGCGATCACCGTCCGGATCGCCCGCGACGTACTGCGCGAAGCCGGCTTCGACCCGAACGTCGTCACGCTGCTCGCGACCGAGCCGAACGACGGCGCGCTCGTGCAGGACCTCGCGCTGCGCCCCGAGATCAAGCTGATCGACTTCACCGGCAGCACGCAGAACGGCACGTGGCTCGAACGCCATGCGCATCAGGCACAGGTCTATACCGAAAAGGCGGGCGTCAACCAGATCGTCATCGACTCGACCGACGACCTGAAGGCGGCGGTCAAGAACATCGCGTTCTCGCTGGCGCTGTATTCCGGCCAGATGTGCACGGCGCCGCAGAACATCTACGTGCCGCGCGACGGCATCCGGACGGCGGACGGCCATGCGAGCTTCGACGAAGTCGCCCAGGCAATCGCAGGCGCCGTGCAGAAGCTCACCGGCGACCCCGCCCGCTCGGTCGAACTGATCGGCGCGATCCAGAACGACGGCGTGACGGCGCGCATCGACGCCGCCCGCCAGCTCGGCCGCGTGCTCGCCGACAGCGCGACGCTGCAGCACCCCGCCTTCCCCGATGCCCGCGTGCGTACGCCGCTCGTGCTGCAGCTCGACGTGGCCGACCGCGAGAAATACACGCAGGAGTGGTTCGGCCCGATCTCGTTCGTGATCGCGACCGATTCGACCGCCCAGTCGCTCGATCTCGCCGGTGAAATCGCGGCGGAACACGGCGCGCTGACGCTGTCCGTCTACAGCACCGACGATGCCGTGATCGACGCCGCGCACGAGGCCGCGGTGCGCGGCGGCGTCGCGCTGTCGATCAACCTGACGGGCGGCGTGTTCGTCAACCAGTCGGCCGCGTTCTCCGACTTCCACGGCACCGGCGCCAACCCGGCAGCCAACGCGGCGCTGGCCGACGCCGCCTTCGTCGCCAACCGGTTCCGCGTGGTGCAAAGCCGCGTCCATGTTGCGCCGAAGGCCGCACCGGCGGAAGCCGGCCAAACGGCATAA
- a CDS encoding long-chain fatty acid--CoA ligase: protein MDRIWLKSYPPGVPAEIDASPYPSVPDLLDESFRQYRDRTAFVCMGKKLTYGELDALSRRFGAWLQSRGLARGARVAIMMPNVLQYPIAIAAVLRAGYTVVNVNPLYTPRELEHQLKDSGAEAIVILENFASTLQAVIGNTAVKHVVVASMGDLLGVKGWLVNYVVRKVKKMVPAWQLPSFTRFNAALAEGARQTFKPQKLGPDDVAFLQYTGGTTGVAKGATLLHRNIVSNVLQAEAWHHPAHVKYPDVKQFVTVVALPLYHVFALTVCGFLTMRTGGMGVLIPNPRDIGGMIKELKGYQISTIPAVNTLYNALLNHPEFNQLDLSKLVIANGGGMAIQEGVAKRWYEKTHTAIVEGYGLSETSPVATCNPVTATEYSGTIGLPLPSTEVAIRDDAGNDVALGEPGEICIRGPQVMAGYWNRPDETAKVMCPDGFFKTGDVGVMDARGYVKIVDRKKDMILVSGFNVYPNEVEDVVASHPGVFEVAAVGVPDEHSGEAVKLFVVKKDPALTDKDLLAYCKERLTGYKRPKFVEFRTELPKTNVGKILRRELRDGRA, encoded by the coding sequence ATGGACAGAATTTGGCTGAAATCGTACCCGCCCGGCGTTCCAGCCGAAATTGACGCGTCTCCGTATCCCTCCGTTCCCGACCTGCTCGACGAGAGCTTCCGCCAGTATCGCGACCGCACGGCGTTCGTCTGCATGGGCAAGAAGCTCACGTATGGCGAACTCGACGCGCTGTCGCGTCGGTTCGGCGCGTGGCTGCAGTCGCGCGGCCTCGCGCGTGGCGCGCGCGTCGCGATCATGATGCCCAACGTACTGCAGTACCCGATCGCGATCGCCGCGGTGCTGCGCGCCGGCTATACGGTCGTCAACGTCAACCCGCTCTATACGCCGCGCGAACTCGAACACCAGCTGAAGGACAGCGGCGCCGAAGCGATCGTCATCCTCGAGAACTTCGCGTCGACGCTGCAGGCCGTCATCGGCAATACGGCGGTCAAGCATGTCGTCGTCGCGTCGATGGGCGACCTGCTGGGTGTCAAGGGCTGGCTCGTCAACTACGTCGTGCGCAAGGTGAAGAAGATGGTGCCGGCGTGGCAGCTGCCGTCGTTCACGCGTTTCAACGCCGCGCTCGCCGAAGGGGCGCGGCAGACCTTCAAGCCGCAAAAGCTGGGCCCCGACGACGTTGCATTCCTGCAATACACGGGCGGCACGACCGGCGTCGCGAAGGGGGCGACGCTGCTGCACCGGAACATCGTGTCGAACGTGCTGCAGGCCGAGGCCTGGCACCATCCCGCGCACGTCAAATACCCTGACGTGAAACAGTTTGTGACGGTTGTCGCGCTGCCGCTCTATCACGTGTTCGCGCTGACCGTCTGCGGCTTCCTGACGATGCGCACGGGCGGCATGGGCGTCCTGATCCCGAACCCGCGCGACATCGGCGGAATGATCAAGGAGCTGAAGGGCTATCAGATTTCGACGATCCCGGCCGTCAACACCTTGTACAACGCGCTGCTGAACCATCCCGAATTCAACCAGCTCGACCTGTCGAAGCTCGTCATCGCCAATGGCGGCGGCATGGCGATCCAGGAAGGCGTCGCGAAGCGCTGGTATGAGAAGACCCATACGGCGATCGTCGAGGGATACGGATTGTCCGAGACCTCGCCGGTCGCGACCTGCAATCCGGTGACGGCAACCGAATACAGCGGGACGATCGGCCTGCCGCTGCCGTCGACCGAGGTCGCGATCCGCGACGACGCGGGCAACGACGTCGCGCTCGGCGAACCCGGCGAAATCTGCATCCGCGGGCCGCAGGTGATGGCCGGCTACTGGAACCGGCCGGACGAGACCGCGAAGGTCATGTGCCCGGACGGCTTCTTCAAGACGGGCGACGTCGGCGTGATGGATGCGCGCGGCTACGTGAAGATCGTCGACCGGAAGAAGGACATGATCCTCGTGTCCGGCTTCAACGTGTATCCGAACGAGGTCGAGGACGTCGTGGCATCGCACCCGGGCGTGTTCGAGGTGGCGGCGGTCGGCGTGCCGGACGAGCATTCGGGCGAAGCCGTGAAGCTGTTCGTCGTGAAGAAGGATCCGGCGCTCACCGACAAGGATCTTCTCGCTTACTGCAAGGAGCGGCTCACCGGGTACAAGCGGCCGAAGTTCGTCGAGTTCCGGACGGAACTGCCGAAGACGAACGTCGGCAAGATCCTGCGACGCGAGTTGCGCGACGGCCGCGCCTGA
- a CDS encoding enoyl-CoA hydratase: protein MAYENILVETRGRVGLVTLNRPKALNALNDALMDELGAALKAFDADDAIGAIVVTGSEKAFAAGADIGMMATYSYMDVYRGDYITRNWETVRQIRKPIIAAVSGFALGGGCELAMMCDIIFAADTAKFGQPEIKLGVMPGAGGTQRLPRAVSKAKAMDMCLTARFMDADEAERAGLVSRVLPADRLLDEALAAAATIAEFSLPAVMMVKESVNRAYETTLAEGVHFERRLFHSLFATEDQKEGMAAFVEKRKPEFKNR, encoded by the coding sequence ATGGCTTACGAGAACATCCTGGTGGAGACCCGGGGGCGTGTCGGGCTGGTGACGCTGAACCGTCCGAAGGCGCTGAATGCGTTGAACGACGCGCTGATGGATGAGTTGGGCGCCGCGCTGAAGGCATTCGACGCGGACGACGCGATCGGGGCGATCGTCGTGACGGGCAGCGAGAAGGCGTTCGCGGCGGGTGCCGACATCGGCATGATGGCGACCTATTCCTATATGGATGTCTATCGTGGCGACTACATCACGCGCAACTGGGAGACGGTTCGCCAGATCCGCAAGCCGATCATTGCCGCGGTGTCGGGTTTTGCGCTGGGCGGCGGCTGCGAGCTCGCAATGATGTGCGACATCATCTTCGCGGCGGATACGGCCAAGTTCGGCCAGCCCGAGATCAAGCTGGGCGTCATGCCGGGCGCGGGCGGTACGCAGCGCCTGCCTCGCGCGGTGTCGAAGGCGAAGGCGATGGACATGTGCCTGACCGCGCGCTTCATGGATGCCGACGAGGCGGAGCGTGCGGGGCTCGTGTCGCGCGTGCTGCCGGCGGACAGGCTGCTCGACGAGGCATTGGCGGCCGCGGCGACGATCGCCGAGTTTTCGCTGCCGGCGGTCATGATGGTCAAGGAGTCGGTGAATCGGGCGTATGAGACGACGCTGGCCGAGGGCGTTCACTTCGAGCGCCGGTTGTTCCATTCGTTGTTCGCGACCGAGGATCAGAAGGAAGGGATGGCGGCGTTCGTCGAAAAGCGGAAGCCGGAGTTCAAGAACCGTTGA
- the pcaF gene encoding 3-oxoadipyl-CoA thiolase gives MTDAYICDAIRTPIGRYGGALKDVRADDLGAVPLKALVERNRDVDWTAIDDVIYGCANQAGEDNRNVARMSALLAGLPTAVPGTTLNRLCGSGMDAVGTAARAIKAGEARLMIAGGVESMTRAPFVMGKAASAFARQADIFDTTIGWRFVNPLMKQQYGVDSMPETAENVAVDYEISRADQDLFALRSQQKAARAQQDGTLAAEIVPVTIAQKKGDPVVVSRDEHPRETSLEALAKLKGVVRPDGSVTAGNASGVNDGACALLLANAEAADQYGLRRRARVVGMATAGVEPRVMGIGPAPATQKLLRQLGMTIDQFDVIELNEAFASQGLAVLRMLGVADDDPRVNPNGGAIALGHPLGASGARLVTTALYQLERTGGRFALCTMCIGVGQGIALAIERV, from the coding sequence ATGACTGACGCCTACATCTGCGACGCCATTCGCACCCCCATCGGCCGCTACGGCGGCGCCCTGAAAGACGTTCGCGCCGACGACCTCGGCGCGGTGCCGCTCAAGGCGCTCGTCGAGCGCAACCGCGACGTCGACTGGACGGCAATCGACGACGTGATCTACGGCTGCGCGAACCAGGCCGGCGAAGACAATCGCAACGTCGCGCGCATGTCCGCGCTGCTCGCCGGCCTGCCGACCGCCGTGCCGGGCACCACGCTGAACCGGCTGTGCGGCTCGGGCATGGACGCGGTCGGCACCGCCGCGCGCGCGATCAAGGCAGGGGAAGCGCGCCTGATGATTGCGGGCGGCGTCGAGAGCATGACGCGCGCGCCGTTCGTGATGGGCAAGGCCGCGAGCGCGTTCGCACGCCAGGCCGACATCTTCGATACGACGATCGGCTGGCGCTTCGTCAATCCGCTGATGAAGCAACAGTATGGCGTCGACTCGATGCCCGAGACCGCCGAGAACGTCGCGGTCGACTATGAGATCAGCCGCGCCGACCAGGATCTGTTCGCGCTGCGCAGCCAGCAGAAGGCCGCACGCGCGCAGCAGGACGGCACGCTCGCCGCGGAGATCGTCCCGGTCACGATTGCGCAGAAGAAAGGCGACCCGGTCGTCGTGTCGCGCGACGAACATCCGCGCGAGACGTCGCTCGAGGCGCTGGCGAAGCTGAAGGGCGTGGTACGCCCGGACGGCTCGGTGACGGCCGGCAACGCGTCGGGCGTCAACGACGGCGCATGCGCGCTGCTGCTCGCCAACGCGGAAGCGGCCGACCAGTACGGCCTGCGGCGGCGCGCGCGCGTGGTCGGCATGGCGACCGCCGGCGTCGAGCCGCGCGTGATGGGCATCGGCCCCGCGCCGGCCACGCAGAAGCTGCTGCGCCAGCTCGGCATGACGATCGATCAGTTCGACGTGATCGAGCTGAACGAGGCGTTCGCGTCGCAGGGCCTCGCGGTGCTGCGCATGCTCGGCGTCGCCGACGACGATCCGCGCGTGAACCCGAACGGCGGTGCGATCGCGCTCGGCCACCCGCTCGGCGCGTCGGGCGCACGGCTCGTGACCACGGCCCTGTACCAGCTCGAACGCACCGGCGGCCGCTTCGCGCTCTGTACGATGTGCATCGGCGTCGGCCAGGGCATCGCACTGGCCATCGAGCGCGTATAG
- a CDS encoding porin codes for MKKSLLALVALGAFAGAAHAQSSVTLYGIIDEGLLFNNNSGGKHLYSMASGVMQGSRFGLRGTEDLGGGLKAIFTLENGFDVNSGKLGQGSLMFGRQAYVGLSSNFGTVTLGRQYDSVVDFVGPLEAGDQWGGYIAAHPGDLDNFNNAYRVNNAIKYTSPTYAGFSFGGLYSLGGIAGQFARNQVWSLGAGYNNGPLVLGVGYLNARTPGNAGGMFNNGSTAAAVPVTSPVYGAYANNANTYQVIGAGGAYTFGAATIGATYSNTKFKGFSVGPYVNQTATFNNGEINFKYQLTPALILGAAYDYTQGSKIDGNSAAKYHQGSLGVDYFLSKRTDVYVIGVYQHASGNVLDANGDVVKATAAINGLSGSSTSNQVAARVGIRHKF; via the coding sequence ATGAAAAAGTCGCTTCTCGCGCTCGTCGCGCTGGGCGCGTTCGCTGGCGCTGCCCATGCGCAAAGCAGCGTGACGCTTTACGGCATCATCGATGAAGGCCTTCTGTTCAACAACAACTCGGGCGGCAAGCACCTGTACAGCATGGCCAGCGGCGTCATGCAAGGCAGCCGCTTCGGCCTGCGCGGCACCGAAGATCTCGGCGGCGGCCTGAAGGCGATCTTTACGTTGGAAAACGGCTTCGACGTGAACAGCGGCAAGCTCGGCCAGGGCAGCCTGATGTTCGGTCGTCAGGCTTACGTCGGCCTGTCGAGCAACTTCGGTACGGTCACGCTGGGCCGCCAGTACGACTCCGTCGTCGACTTCGTCGGCCCGCTCGAGGCAGGCGACCAGTGGGGCGGCTACATCGCCGCTCACCCGGGCGACCTCGACAACTTCAACAACGCGTACCGCGTGAACAACGCGATCAAGTACACGAGCCCGACGTATGCAGGCTTCTCGTTCGGCGGCCTGTACAGCCTCGGCGGCATCGCCGGCCAGTTCGCGCGGAACCAGGTCTGGTCGCTCGGCGCAGGCTACAACAACGGCCCGCTCGTCCTCGGCGTCGGCTACTTGAACGCACGTACGCCGGGCAACGCCGGCGGCATGTTCAACAACGGTTCGACGGCTGCGGCCGTTCCGGTCACGTCGCCGGTCTACGGTGCGTACGCGAACAACGCGAACACGTACCAGGTCATCGGCGCGGGCGGTGCGTACACGTTCGGCGCAGCGACGATCGGTGCGACGTACTCGAACACGAAGTTCAAGGGCTTCTCGGTCGGTCCGTACGTGAACCAGACCGCGACGTTCAACAACGGCGAAATCAACTTCAAGTATCAGCTGACCCCGGCGCTGATCCTCGGCGCGGCGTACGACTACACGCAAGGCAGCAAGATCGACGGCAACTCGGCAGCCAAGTACCACCAGGGCTCGCTCGGCGTCGACTACTTCCTGTCGAAGCGCACGGACGTCTACGTGATCGGCGTGTACCAGCACGCATCGGGCAATGTGCTCGACGCGAACGGCGACGTCGTCAAGGCGACGGCAGCGATCAACGGTCTCAGCGGTTCGAGCACCAGCAACCAGGTCGCGGCACGCGTCGGTATCCGTCACAAGTTCTAA
- the paaG gene encoding 2-(1,2-epoxy-1,2-dihydrophenyl)acetyl-CoA isomerase PaaG, which translates to MSYQAIQLDIDRDARVATITLSRPDKLNSFTRAMHRELQSALDEVEASGARALILTGAGRGFCAGQDLADLDFTPGASTDLGTLIDEHFNPLIRRLQRLPIPVIAAVNGTAAGAGANLALACDLVLAARSSSFIQAFVKIGLVPDSGGTWFLPQRVGMARALGLALTGDKLGAEQAEQWGLIWRAVDDDALVATVRQLAAQLAQQPTLAIASIKQSMRESVTHTLDQQLDRERDLQRKLGQSHDYAEGVKAFIEKRAPRFEGR; encoded by the coding sequence ATGTCCTATCAGGCGATTCAGCTGGATATCGATCGGGACGCCCGCGTGGCGACGATCACCCTCAGCCGTCCCGACAAGCTGAACAGCTTCACGCGGGCGATGCATCGCGAGCTGCAGTCCGCGCTCGATGAAGTCGAAGCGTCCGGCGCGCGCGCGCTGATCCTGACCGGCGCCGGGCGCGGCTTCTGCGCCGGGCAGGATCTCGCCGATCTCGACTTCACGCCGGGTGCGTCCACCGACCTCGGCACGCTGATCGACGAGCATTTCAATCCGCTGATCCGCCGCCTGCAACGCCTGCCGATCCCGGTGATCGCCGCCGTCAACGGCACGGCCGCCGGCGCCGGCGCGAACCTCGCCCTCGCATGCGATCTCGTGCTCGCCGCGCGATCGAGCAGTTTCATCCAGGCATTCGTCAAGATCGGGCTCGTGCCCGATTCGGGCGGCACGTGGTTCCTGCCGCAGCGCGTCGGCATGGCGCGCGCGCTGGGGCTCGCGCTGACCGGCGACAAGCTCGGCGCCGAACAGGCCGAGCAATGGGGCCTGATCTGGCGCGCGGTCGACGACGACGCACTCGTCGCAACGGTCCGTCAACTCGCTGCGCAGCTTGCGCAGCAGCCGACGCTCGCGATCGCGTCGATCAAGCAGTCGATGCGCGAAAGCGTCACGCACACGCTCGACCAGCAGCTCGACCGGGAGCGCGACCTGCAACGCAAGCTCGGCCAGTCGCACGACTATGCGGAAGGCGTGAAGGCCTTCATCGAGAAGCGCGCGCCGCGCTTCGAGGGGCGTTGA